The genomic region CGGTTGGGTGACCTGCTCTTCGAAGGAGGGCGCCGGCCGGTGGATCGGATAAAACGTCTTGGCGTTCACCGGTCCCTTCTCGTCAATGGGGTCGCCGATGACGTTGAAGACCCGGCCCAGCGTCTCCGGCCCCACTGGCACCATGATGGGCGCGCCGGTGTCGATGACTTCTTCGCCGCGGCGCAGGCCGTCGGTGGAGTCCATGGCGACACAGCGCACCCAATCGTTGCCCAGGTGCTGTTGTACTTCCAGGACCAACCGCTTGCCGTCGCGGTAGATTTCCAGCGCATGATAGATTTCGGGCAGTTCGCCTTCCGGGAAGGCGACGTCCACCACCGGCCCAATTACCTGTACGACACGACCTTTTGTCCCTCGGGCCATGTATTCCTCCGCAATCGTAGATGCTGGGTTCAGCGCCGGCCGCGCGCCTTGGCCAACGCCTCGGCGCCGCCGGCAATATCCACCATTTCCTTGGTGATGGCTTCCTGGCGCGCCCGGTTGTAGGTGAGCGTCAGCGCGTCAATCAGCTCGCCGGCGCTGTCGGTGGCGTTGCGCATGGCCACCATGCGGGCGCTGTGCTCGCTGGCCGACGCCTCCAGCATGATCTGATACACCTGCATCTCCAGGAAGCGCGGCACCAGGGCGTTCAGGATCGCTCCCGGGCTGGGTTCATATACGTATTCCAGCAGGGTCGGCTGTTCGGCCGCCCGCTGAATTGCCTCCACCGCACTGCGCGAGCGCTCCAGCGCCCGCAGGGGCAGGAGCCGGGCCACCTCCGGCACCTGCACCATGGTGTTGACGAAGCGCGTGTAGACCACATAGACTTCGCCAAAGTGCCCGGAAAGGAAGTCCTCGGTGATTGCCCGGGTGATGCCGGTGATGTCCATCAGGACGGGCAGGTCGGGGATGTCCTCGAACACCGCGCGGATATGGTAGCCGGCCCTCAGCATGGCGCGCCGGCCGACCCGTCCCACCGTGATCACTTCCACTGGCATGGGCGCATGCTCGATGAACTCACAGGCCAGGTTGACGATATTGTGGTTGTATCCGCCGCACAGGCCCTTATTGCTGGTCACCACCACCAGGCCGATGCACTCTCCTGGATGGGATGCCAGCAGGGGGTGCATGGCTTCCGAGGCCGTGCGCTGAAGGGCCAGGTGCACCAGCACCTCCCAGGCCTTCTCGGCGTAGGGGCGCGTGGCCAGGGTGCGGCTCTGGGCGCGCCGCATCTTGGCCGCGGCCACCATCTCCATGGCCCGGGTCACCTTGGCGATATTGCGTACACTGCGGATGCGCCGGCGTATTTCTCTCAGCGTTGCCAAGGATGTCCGCTCCTGCTGTCCCGCGCGCCTCAGCTCGTCATGCGGTAGCTGATGGTGGCGCGGAATTCCTCAATGGCCAGCCGCAGTGCCTGCTCGATATCCTCCGTGAGCGCCTTCTCCCTGGCGATCATAGCGCCCACTTCCGGATGGCTGGCGTCCATAAACCGCAGGAACTCCTCTTCGAACTGCCGCACCTTGTCCACCGGGATATCATCCAGGTAGTCGTGCGTGGCGGCGTACAGGATCATGACCTGATGCTCCAGCGACATGGGTTGGTACTGCGGCTGTTTCAGCACTTCGGTCAGGCGCTTGCCGCGCTCCAACTGCATCTGGGTGGCCTTGTCCAGCTCGGAGCCGAACTGGGCGA from Anaerolineae bacterium harbors:
- the atpG gene encoding ATP synthase F1 subunit gamma, with the translated sequence MATLREIRRRIRSVRNIAKVTRAMEMVAAAKMRRAQSRTLATRPYAEKAWEVLVHLALQRTASEAMHPLLASHPGECIGLVVVTSNKGLCGGYNHNIVNLACEFIEHAPMPVEVITVGRVGRRAMLRAGYHIRAVFEDIPDLPVLMDITGITRAITEDFLSGHFGEVYVVYTRFVNTMVQVPEVARLLPLRALERSRSAVEAIQRAAEQPTLLEYVYEPSPGAILNALVPRFLEMQVYQIMLEASASEHSARMVAMRNATDSAGELIDALTLTYNRARQEAITKEMVDIAGGAEALAKARGRR